From one Allorhizobium ampelinum S4 genomic stretch:
- a CDS encoding sugar phosphate isomerase/epimerase family protein produces MTDTISAIGFCNRTGKGDLTTLDASLREIADSGATACEIGIYGEEIISGGRIIEDRTQRVADIVSQYSFKKLSLHGQVSSNFMDREHLHLQKNVVRAMLELCDRLGAGILVHHSGAAQPVEGVDGADLDKMEREALLEMADIAKGYGVRIALENIFTTETGQYRQTPSQVAETVKAISHDHVVALIDFSHAYIESTFKGLDFREQLRAMAPVTGHLHVHDSFGLPYTMKEFFHNAEATALGIGDLHLPLGWGDIAWDEIFAELTFLPDTMLIMEIGAERFLDQQPRCLDRARELAKLVNLR; encoded by the coding sequence ATGACCGACACCATTTCCGCCATCGGCTTTTGCAATCGCACCGGCAAGGGCGACCTGACGACACTGGACGCTTCGCTGCGTGAAATCGCCGATTCCGGTGCGACGGCCTGCGAAATCGGCATTTATGGCGAAGAAATCATCTCCGGTGGCCGTATTATCGAAGATCGCACCCAGCGCGTCGCTGACATTGTCAGCCAATACAGCTTCAAGAAATTATCCTTGCACGGCCAGGTCAGCTCCAATTTCATGGACCGCGAGCATCTGCATCTGCAAAAGAACGTGGTTCGCGCCATGCTGGAACTATGCGACCGCCTCGGCGCCGGCATTCTCGTCCATCATTCGGGTGCCGCCCAGCCGGTAGAAGGTGTTGACGGCGCGGATCTCGACAAGATGGAGCGCGAAGCGCTGCTGGAAATGGCAGATATCGCCAAGGGTTATGGCGTGCGCATCGCGCTTGAAAACATCTTCACCACCGAGACCGGCCAGTACCGCCAGACGCCAAGCCAAGTGGCCGAAACGGTCAAGGCCATCAGCCATGACCATGTCGTCGCCCTGATCGATTTCTCCCATGCCTATATCGAATCCACCTTCAAGGGACTGGATTTCCGCGAGCAGCTGCGCGCCATGGCACCAGTGACCGGCCATCTCCACGTCCATGACAGCTTTGGCCTGCCCTATACGATGAAGGAATTCTTCCATAACGCGGAAGCAACTGCGCTCGGCATCGGCGACCTGCATCTGCCGCTCGGCTGGGGCGATATTGCCTGGGACGAGATCTTCGCCGAACTCACTTTCCTGCCCGACACCATGCTGATCATGGAAATCGGCGCCGAACGCTTCCTCGACCAACAGCCCCGCTGCCTGGACCGCGCCCGCGAACTGGCGAAGCTGGTGAACCTGCGCTGA
- a CDS encoding sn-glycerol-3-phosphate import ATP-binding protein UgpC has product MADIDIRAVRKSYGKTPTLHGIDLLFGSGEFVVILGPSGCGKSTLLRMIAGLEDITSGEIAIDGRVVNTLEPRERGCAMVFQNYALYPHMSVAGNIGYALKVAGVAKAERDRRILETAKIVGLQDYLDRRPAALSGGQRQRVAMARAIIREPKVFLFDEPLSNLDAKLRVTMRAEIRKLHQRLSATSVFVTHDQVEAMTLADRLVVMNRGHVEQVGKPLDIYHRPATTFVASFIGSPAMNLFDARVEVETSTIRISGAAVEIDPVVAHALRGRDVIVGIRPEQCRLASHGQGVPALIEFVEELGVGRVVHCELAGQPFAIAVPEEAQVTAGDTIGLLLPQQQLHFFDAESQKRIDFSPMAGAANSLANSQIPSHQPTGVLS; this is encoded by the coding sequence ATGGCTGATATCGACATCCGCGCGGTGCGCAAAAGCTACGGCAAGACACCAACCCTGCATGGCATAGATCTGCTGTTTGGCTCAGGGGAATTCGTGGTCATCCTCGGCCCCTCCGGCTGCGGAAAATCCACTCTGCTGCGGATGATCGCCGGGCTCGAGGACATTACCTCAGGCGAAATCGCTATCGATGGCCGTGTCGTGAATACATTGGAACCTCGTGAGCGCGGTTGCGCCATGGTGTTTCAGAATTACGCGCTTTACCCGCATATGTCGGTGGCGGGCAATATCGGCTACGCGCTGAAAGTGGCGGGCGTTGCCAAAGCCGAGCGTGACCGGCGCATTCTTGAGACCGCAAAAATCGTCGGCTTGCAGGATTATCTCGACCGTCGGCCTGCCGCCTTGTCCGGTGGCCAGCGCCAGCGCGTCGCCATGGCCCGCGCCATCATCCGCGAGCCGAAGGTGTTTCTGTTCGATGAACCACTGTCCAATCTCGACGCCAAGCTGCGCGTCACCATGCGCGCCGAAATCCGCAAACTGCACCAGCGTCTGTCAGCGACATCGGTTTTCGTGACCCATGACCAGGTCGAAGCGATGACACTTGCCGACCGGCTGGTGGTGATGAACCGTGGCCATGTGGAACAGGTCGGCAAACCACTCGACATCTATCATCGTCCGGCCACCACGTTCGTTGCCTCGTTTATCGGCTCACCAGCCATGAACCTGTTCGACGCTCGCGTCGAAGTGGAAACCTCCACCATTCGCATCAGTGGTGCAGCGGTCGAAATCGATCCGGTCGTCGCTCATGCGCTGAGAGGGCGAGATGTAATTGTCGGCATCCGCCCGGAACAATGCCGTCTTGCCAGCCACGGCCAGGGTGTCCCGGCACTCATCGAATTCGTGGAGGAGCTCGGTGTTGGTCGCGTCGTCCATTGCGAATTGGCTGGCCAGCCCTTTGCCATTGCCGTTCCCGAAGAAGCGCAGGTGACAGCCGGTGACACGATCGGGCTGTTGCTGCCGCAGCAGCAATTGCACTTCTTTGACGCCGAGAGCCAGAAGCGGATCGACTTTTCTCCCATGGCGGGCGCGGCAAACAGCCTCGCCAACAGCCAGATACCATCGCATCAACCCACTGGAGTTCTTTCATGA